Proteins from a single region of Rhea pennata isolate bPtePen1 chromosome 6, bPtePen1.pri, whole genome shotgun sequence:
- the TWIST2 gene encoding twist-related protein 2, with amino-acid sequence MEESSSSPVSPVDSLGTSEEELERQPKRFGRKRRYSKKSSEDGSPNPGKRGKKSSPSSQSYEELQSQRILANVRERQRTQSLNEAFAALRKIIPTLPSDKLSKIQTLKLAARYIDFLYQVLQSDEMDSKMTSCSYVAHERLSYAFSVWRMEGAWSMSASH; translated from the coding sequence ATGGAAGAAAGTTCCAGTTCTCCTGTTTCCCCTGTGGATAGCTTGGGGACCAGTGAAGAGGAGCTGGAAAGGCAGCCAAAGAGATTTGGCAGGAAAAGAAGATACAGTAAGAAATCCAGCGAAGATGGCAGCCCCAACCcagggaagagggggaaaaagtcTAGTCCCAGCTCCCAGTCTTATGAAGAACTGCAGAGCCAGAGGATCCTGGCCAATGtcagagagaggcagaggacTCAGTCGCTCAATGAAGCCTTTGCAGCCCTGAGGAAAATCATCCCCACCTTGCCCTCTGACAAACTCAGTAAAATCCAGACCCTCAAGCTCGCGGCTAGGTATATAGACTTCCTCTACCAAGTCCTACAGAGCGACGAGATGGACAGTAAGATGACTAGCTGCAGTTACGTGGCTCATGAGAGGCTGAGTTATGCCTTCTCAGTATGGAGGATGGAAGGAGCATGGTCCATGTCGGCCTCACACTAG